AAAgacaacttttttaaaataatgtcaaAGTGaatcaaaatatataaaaaaagttatTACAACAAATTGCATATGTTGCTGAAAGAATGTGGTCTTGAACAGCTAGTGTCTTCATTTGTGATTAGTGAGAGAAACAATTTATTTAACACTGTAAAAGCAAAGTTTTGTTTGGTTCAAACCATTTTAAGAGTGGAAGACACCTTATAATATAGGCCTTAATCCTGCAATTGGATCCATGCAGGAAGGCCTTTCCATATGAGTAGAGCTCCTTGGATTATCAAGGGGTGAAGTCCTGGATCTACTTAAATAAATGGATTTCACACAAGGGGACTGCTCacatggatctgattgctgtgaTTTTTTAGGATCCacatcagcaaagcacttaatcacatgcttaaacttTCAGCAGGTGAGTAGTCCATTGACCTCAATTGTACTACTTATGTTTAACTTGAAGCACAAGTTTAAGAACTTGGTGGATCAAGGCCTGAACACTACTCAGTGTATTTTTAaggtataaaataataaatactacaatattaataaataatagtaataccaTATTTTGGGGGCTCAAACAAAGCAGCTTATTTGAATAGCATTGCAGAAAGGATTTATTTACCAAACCTTCTGAAATGCTATTTTGTTAGTATCAACTataaagagcctgatcctgccccactgaagtcacctaAAGTTCTACCACTGATTGCAGCAGGAGCAGTATAAGGCCCACAATGCAAACATTATTTAAGACATATGTTTTTCTTACCAAGTCCTTTCATATGGTATTATAGATACAATAGACCAATGCAGGAACATTAACTAACATTTCAAGTTAATCTCTAAAAAAATAGGTGTACCACTATATTGCATAGAAAAAAATCCCTGGTATAAATATGCTTACACTGGATATGGAGGCTTTTTGCCTGCATTTTACTAGAGCAAAGCCCATATATTTTAAGTAGTACAATTCACATTTAATGATGATTTCCTTGACTATGTTCTTTGGAATTGCTAGTGTATGTATTATTTCAAGAACATTTTTTATTCTGCATGCTATTGTTAAGTATTCTAAGACAATACACATTGTGTGTTGTTGAGTTTTACCGCAAATTTAACTATTTCCACTCCCTAACTTTATAGTGAAAATGTTTGTAAGGCCTTAGAACAACTTCAGACCTAACAAGTTTTCATTTCAATTATGTAATTAATGTTAACTGGTGAGCCTTTCATATATCAGAGATTGCACAAATAAGTTGTGGACAGTATACCTACTCATTAACGTTGGTAAAATTGCTAAATTAATGCTGCTAAAAAACCATGCACATTAATTTAAAGGTAGAAGAAATTTTGTTCAGAGACATGTTTCTTATAGTGAGCGCTGGAATCTTGTGGTAGAGACTATGGATGGATTTCATTTCTTTGCACAATCATCATGATATGTATTATGCACCATGCAACTGAAACACACATTTAAAGGAGGGGTAAACACTACACATATCAGCCTTGTAAAAAAACTAGAATTTCTGATTCCACCTAGAATATACATTTAGAATTATATCTTTATAAAAAGGTGCACATGttgaataaatatattttataacaaaTTATGGTCACAGTATTCCTTTCTAGACAATGACATGGTTTTATACGGTTACCAGGAAGACATTTCTCATTAGAGCACCTCTCATCACAATATAGGAAAACAGTACCTAATCCTTCTggctgctgcacactgctggCACAGTAGAAAAAATGTCAGCGGACTGGTATGAATTCTTAGGTTTTTGttataaaatgcattttaatgggAAAGCCATGAATAGACTGTTCAAAAAATAAGAAAACTAATTAAGGAACACATTAGATTTCTTATTAGTCATTCTTGAAAGGCACCTAAAAATTCATTTTATGTTTGAACATATATTATAAAACAAATTATGAATGCTACAATAAATTAATTTACATTTAGAATTATATAAATTTAACAGATTTTTGGCTCTAGGCTCGATCAAAACATGCTTCAAGCATTTGATAAAAAGACCAAGGTTATGCATGAACAAACATCTGTTCATTCAAGTGATTCAATTTTCCAAATACACAAAATCGTGTGTTTATTCTTTTGTTTAACAACATGTAGAGGAACAGATATACATACTCAAAAAAACCACTTATGATCTGTCCATTATGACTATTTGCAGGTAAGAATTAGCTTATCTTAAATAATTACATTGAAATTGACTGGGCCAATGTTTCAGTCATTGATTTTAAATACTTATGGGCATTACTATCATTAGCTAATTGAGGTTTAGTTTATAGTTACCTGAGTGTCACATTTCCTGGCATTCTGTTAAGGATTTCTAATAATGACTGAAAGAACTGGAAAATATAGGCATAAAAGGCATTAGAATCACATGTAACAAATCCACCGAGTTAAATGTGAAGCAGCAGACATCAATGTGCATCACACATACAGTACAATTTGACTTACAGTACAAAGTACCATTATATTGCACAATACATAACATGGCACATTTCATAAAGCTACAATTCTTGCACTGTATACAACAGATACATTTTTACATCTATGACAGacaaaaataatgaataattttACTTAAAAGTAAAATGTGTCATTAAATGTTATTGCCTTGGCAAGGTCATTCTAATATCAGTTGGAAAAGATGCCGTGATAGATTGACACAACTCACAGCTGACAACTTTTCTAGAAAATACCATCTGCAAAACATTCATATATTCCTAAAAAATACTTTTAATGCTTTACCTTGGCAGTATAGTATTATCTTTATTTTGTGAGACTGTACACATTTGGTTTTAAAAAGTAGGCCTGatgctgctcccattaaagtcagtggaagttttgtcattgacttcaaagggagcaaaTTCAggcctatttttttttcaaagctgtcatatttacaaatattacatTGACTGCCATTCTGTAGCTACATTTTTTCACTTCCTACGTATCACAGTGCTATGTAGCAACCCAGATCTGGTATTAGGCTGAGCATATAAACATATGGTAAGCATACATAAATGTTGTAGCTGGGAAAAATGCTCACTATCAGGTTATTGGAAGTCTAAACAAATCCTccttaaaaataaactattttaatgaaaattaaaCTAATTCAATGCATGATTAAAATAATGTAACTTTAGCATATCACTGACATGATTTAAATACTCAACAATGCATTGTAAGCCTGCTCCTGCTACCACTCAAATCAATAGTAAAACTCTTCAGTCAAAGCAGAAATGGTCCCAATATCAGTTTCCCAAAATTTGGAAAACACACAGTGTAAGTGATTGTTAATAACTAGATTTTAATATAAGCTTTTAGAAAACTACTGCCTATCCTTACAAATTTGGATTCAATCATGTAAACACacacatatttaactttaaacacatgcataTATCTACTGAAGTCAATCTGCCATGTGTTGAAGTCAACAAAATTACTGAGGTGCATAGAGTTAAGTATgttcataagtgtttgcagggtctAGGGACCGTTTTTGCAAAAACACTTCTAGCTTTGCCCTGCTCGGAAACGCAAAACGAACTGATAAGTAACAGCTGGCTTGCGAGTTGGATCTCACAGTTTACATTTTAAAGGAGGAAACCCTGCTAATCTGCTATAATGTGTTTACAATACTTCTGCTGAATAACATACACCTAGTTTTCCTGACTAGGTAAGAAGTTCACCTGCCAGatttatatttgaaaaataaCAGAACAAAATCAATAATATATCTGATCAGCATTACACAGCTTACACATTTATACCCCAATTCTGCAAGCAAAACTCCaggtgaaagcaacagcaatttCGCCTACATTAGGACAGCAGTCCAAGTCAGAATTACTGTGTGTTGATTATTAAACAAGGTAAAACTATAACTTGCTAATAAATATTTGATGCACGTGCACCAAATATAGattttctgaatttaaaaaaaattaagatacaGTTTATGAGAATAGATATTTTTAACAGTTAAACATCTACAAACACTGAAGTAATCAAACAGCACTCAGATGCAATGCCTTTAAGATAATTGTTTAAAATCACTATAATTAAAGTCCTTCAGAGCTGAAAATGGTTGTCATAGTTTTCATATTTCCAAAGccattttaaaactgtattaCAGTAAATTTTTCAATCTCCATAAACAAATAATAGCATACATAATGTTTCATATGGGTAGATACTAGtcaatttttttccaaacagCAGTGTTTTCATTTGATTAATATTCTGAACAACATTTATAGAACTGCATCTGTTACAAAAAGTATAAGCAAAAATATGCCAGAAAGCCATACCACATACATAAAGAGATATTTGCCAAGTGTTTCTtcaattttcaaaaagtgctctTAAATGGATAatactctctccttccctctcatACTAAGGCTCTTAGCAAACTGgttaactgaaaaatatttagcatatccTTATCAAAATATACTTTCTTATATAATTTAATCGTGAACAATATAAGGCCTTGATTCTACAAGCATATGTATGCTTAGCTTTGCACACAGCGCatagagttaagcacatgcataaatgcttgcaggattggggcctaaatatTCCAAATTGTGAAATACACAATAGGACTTCGATAATATATGTGTATTACTAGGTCTTTATTAAAATTAAAGGGATTGGAAGACTGGTTTGGAATAAACAAACAATACCACCATGTGAAATGCTGTTTTGCCATTATTCCTCATGGGACTAGAAGCAGATGTAACTGAAATCAGGTGAGAAATCCTATTCTCATGACATTTCCAGCACAATGCTTATACCACAGATCTCCTGAATCTGAAGTAATCAAAACAAACGTTTGGACCCTTATCTGAATCAAACCAAAAACTAGAAACCTTGGGAATCATCCTGCAAGATGTGGAGCACTCTCCGAGAGATGCTGAGTGCTCTTAACTCCCACTACATTCAACAGAAGTTGAGGGAGCTCAGCATCATGCTAGATCAAGTGGCTTTGAAGATTTTACTATTATTACTGACATAAAAGTGTTATTAAAGAACATATTCAAATGTCCATAAGACTCCATCCTAATGCAATACATAAAGGATCCAAAACACTTAGGCCCAATCCTGAAGCCCACATTCACATGAATAGTCTCATCTAAGTCAGTCATACCACTCATATGAGCAATGCATGTGGTGGCCCCATtcctactcacacacacacacacgtgtttgcagaatcagtgcCCTAATTTGGCCCCAATACAATTCACATTCACTAAACGTCTcagtaaaatttattttaaaatgaaagaatatACTGGCCTTGTTCAGTTAATAAGACACTAAATGCAAATTGAAAGGCAGATATTAACGTATGTTTTAAAGTAATTTCACATCCTCTACGGCAGGGGTGgaaaacctgcagcccatcagagtaaatcgctggtgggctgcgagacagtGTTTACTTTGATcatctgcaggcacggctgcccacagctcccaatggccgtggttcgccattcccagccaatgggagctgctggaagcaacggccagcacattcctgcagctctcattggccaggaatggtgaaccctggccactgggagctgcgggcagccatgcctgtggacggtcaatgtaaacactgtcttgcagtctgccagtggattaccctgaaaGGCTGCAGGCTGCCCATCACTGCTCTATGGCAAATTGGCATCTGGAAAAAGACCCAAAGGACGGCCAAACTGCATTTCAAGGATGTATGCAAGTGAGACCTCAAAGACATGGAcatggatgtggacaaatggaAAGATCTCACTCAGGAGCACAGCCTTTGGAAACAACAGCTCAATAAAGGCCTCTGGAGTTACAAGAGGAAGAAGTCCAACTTAGCAGAGAAGAAAAGAGCTCGCACAAGGCAGAGCCAAAGGGTAGAAACACTACCTTTAAATGTGACAGATGCggcagagattctctctctctcgggtCTCTTCAGTCACAGCCACGGTTGCCATAAAACCAATTGaggaaattctctctctctcagggatgcAGACCCATGGTCTCTCGAGACTGAAGGATGCCTACTACTAATTCCACATAACCATTTTGTTAATATTTAATTTTGCTttgtctacatttaaaagaaaatacatcttgtCATAATGAAGAAGATGTAGGGGCCTTTATGGAATCAGTGGGTTAGTGGAGTTATATTGGACAACTTTTTTCAAAAAGGCAAAACTCCTGCACTGGTACGTCAGCATAAAAGATTAAATTCAAACTGAAAAGCGCTAAAAAGGATAGGGATGGGATGCGAAATATAATTATGGGATATTGTAACGTGTACTGAGAATGGGCTCAATCCTCAGCTTTTTTTCAGGCAAATCCCCATTTGCTTCAGTGGGATTTAACAACTCAATCCTGCAAATATGCATGCAAGTAACTTTACTaatgtgagcagtcccactgagagCCACATAAGATTTTTacataaatatttacaaaaaatatattatgtaattttaaaaacaaatatcagTTGAACACAAGTTTTTGAAAACCAGTTACAGTATCCAACATTTGTCAAAACGTATACACAATTAAAAACTATTTAATACTAAACTGGTTACACCAAGGATGGAAGTTCTAGCCTAGATTTTCACATGTGCCAATTTTCATGTGCCTGATATAAGGATGCATATTCTGTATGCAAACATGGACTTGAAAGACTGCATTGGGATTTACATTGCAAGCACATCCAATTTGTGTATTTGCAAATCTAATCCTTAACTGACCGTGTTTTAATGCACAGATCACAGTGCAATGGACTGCATGGACACAGTGGAATTGACACAacagcaatttgctttctcagcactcttctaaataattttaaataggtaAAACAAAGTTATAGAATGAAAATCTTTATTCTAAATTGAATTATTTTTGTAACATGAGAAATAAACCCATGCAAAGGATCTTCTGGGCTCCACCACTCAGCATCGGTTTGGGCCCAATACTGTAGTATTTGCTCACTGAAGTAAAGTCCCAATCTGGCAAAGTAACACACCTGAGTGGATTCCTATGCCCACATAAAActacactgacatcaatggggcaCTGAGCAGGGGTCCAAACTGTTTATGAATTTGCTGGATTGGGGTCTTACTTCAGTCGGATTACTTCAGTGAGCTAGGGAGGCAGGATCAGGCTCATTATCTTATTGAGCTCTGTGcttctagggcctgatccaagtcCCATCAATTTTAATGGGAGCTGGACTTGGTCTCCAAATCACTGGAGCTGGCTTGCTTCCCAGTGACGACTAGCAGCTAGAGGCCATATAAATACAGAGTTCGCTACAGATTATTCTGCAATTGTCCAATCCATACTTTACAACAACTTCTAGTATAACAACAAAAATGTAGCAAGCTTGAGGTGGAAGATATGGTGGAACTCACAAATTACAGTACAGGACTTGCACACTTACGCTTTGCTTTTGCAAAGAAGTTTGAAATGTTTTCCCCTAAATAAAGTTAAAtagaaaatataaataatttatatttatttgtaaacAGAATTCAAAAAATATCTTCTAGTGAAATATAAACAAgcattttttaaactaagagactGATTAACTGCAGGGTAACTATATCCGTGAGAAGAGTGGCAAGATTACAGTGGAGCGGATAAATGACAAGGCAGAAGAGGATAACTGGAGATAACATTGAAAAGTATCTCAGATCCCCCAAGATCTGGTAGAAAAGCTCCTTAGTCATATTTCCAGTATAGCGAGTACAAGTTTTAGTGGAATAAAAAAAGAGACTTGGATGGACCTGCCAAACTGTACTTGCTCCTATTCCCCAGTCCCTGGCCATGGAATTCTTCGCGGGCTGGATGTGCCGAAGTCCGCCGGTGCCAGCCCCTTGGGGTCTAACACAAAACCCGCTCGATGCTCCAGGGGGCCCTGTCACGTTCATGGCGGGAAATTCCTCCCCCAGCCGCCCGGCCTGTGAGAAATGCGCCCAgcagccgctgaaggctgccgaGCCCGGAAAGGGCGCTGAGGCGGCGAGGGTGGCCTAGATCCGGGAGAGCGCTCGGGTCTCCCCGGCAGAGAGCAGGCGACGCTCAGCGGTCCGGCGACAGGCCACTCAGATGAAGTGGATCCAGGCGCCGCCATCGGGTTCCTCCGTCGGGGAGGTGGCGGCCCGAGCCGCGCGCGGCCGGCCCCGCAGCCGGTAGTTGAGCCCCTCGTTGTTGTCCCAGTACTCGGTGCCGGCCACCCGGTAGCGCACGGCGAACTCCAGCGTGCCCCCCGCGGCCGCCGCCGGCAGGCGGAAGGAGAAGCGGTCGGTCAGGCCGTCGGCCGGGCCCGGCGACAGGTAGGCGGCCGCCACCTCGGCGCAGCTGACCCAGCGGTTGAGGGTGTAGCGCACCGAGACGCCCTTCTCGTAGGCCAGGTTGAGGACGCGCACGGCGCCGCGCAGGCCGGCGGGCTCGGCCCGCACCCACTCCAGCTTCACCTTGTGCCGCCGCACCCGCTCCGCGAAGCCGGGGCTGGCGCCGGGCTGCGGCGGGAAGAGAGGCTCCAGCAGCGGCGACGGGCCGAACAACACCGGCTCCAGCTCGCCCAGCGCCGGCGGCTTCCTGGTCTTGAACAGGTCGGCGGCGCGGGCCGGCAGCGGCAGCGGCACCTGGGGCAGGTCGGCCTCGCAGAAGTGGCGCACGGAGATGAGCTCCAGGCCCAGCGAGTCGGCGAAGCGCACGGTCTTCCTGCGGGACGGGCTCTGCTGCAGGGCCGGCCGCAGGCTGCGCTCGCCGGGCGTGGGCAGCGACTTGGCTCGCCGGCGCagcgtggggctggggggcacaggaGGCACCGAGGGCTCCCGGCCGCGGGAAGGCTGCGGCTTCTCCCCGGAGGCTGCCGCTTCTCGGACCACAGGCGTGGGAGACGGCGCCCCTTCGCGCTCCGGGCTGCAGTCCCCCTTGCAGTGCTCGGCCAGGCTGCCATAGAGGCAGGCGCTGCAGCTGAAGTTCCGAGGCAGATAGAGCCGAGGGGGAGGCGTGGGCACTGAAGTGTGTAGCGAGGTCGCCTTATCCATGGGGGGCGAGAGGGCGACTAGGATGAGCGAGGCGGCTGCTGCTAGGGCTGAGCCCAAGTCTAATGCATGCCCAGAGCTCTCCGTTCCCGCGGCTGCTGCTGGCTGTTCCGCGAAGCTCCGCGGCCCCCTCGCTCTGCGGGTTGGGTCGTGCAGCCTAGTGCATGGTGCTGACCCGCGCGCCCGACTGCTGCTGGGACGATCTCAGAGTCTCCTGTACGATGCTTCCTGGGGAGGCTGGTGCTCTCCTCGCTCCAGCTGCTGGGTCTGGTCGGGGTCTAGGAAACAATGATGCCCGATTATCTCGGAGCTCTAGCCgatcctgctgctgcttctttaccGGAGCCTAGCGTATGATGCTGCCGGGATCTGTTGCCAGACAGCTGCGTGTGCCTGCGTTATACCGGTAGCACTGCGGTATCCATTAAGATTTGGAGAGAGACCGTCTGTGACGCGCTCCGGCTCCCTAGCCCTTGCTGACGCACTGGAGTCATGCAGAAAATTACGCATCTCCTGTCCCTGTGTCATCCTTTCTCATCTCTACTTTGCTCTCCGCCCCGtcatctcttccctcccaccctctcCGTTGTCCTCTATCCCGCTATCATCCACTCCCTCTTCTCCAGTTAtccccccctcttccctggtTTTCAAGGTTCTTCCACCCACCCTTTTCTTCCTGCTCCTATTCTGGGTCTTTCCAAAAGGatctgatccccctccccctccaaaaaggCGGTAGGGTTTCCCCCGTGGCAGCATTACAGtgccctgctgcaccactcttCCTATCCGATCTGTTACAGAAATAGCAGCGCCAAGAACGATGCAAAGTGCAGCTCTGAAAGGCAAAACGCACTGATAAGAAACAGCTGGCTTGGGAGTTGGATCTCGCACTGTACATTTTAAAGGCGGAAACCCTGCTAATCTGCTATAATGCGTTTACAATATGTCTGTCGAATAACATACACCTGCTACAGTCCAGCTAGAGATTTGTGTTTGTAATAAAAGCTAAATCCCAGTGTAAACAAGGAGGACTGATTACAAAATATGAACAGTTTGATCCTTTATGAAGTTAATTAGATTAGCAAATGGTATTCAAACGAATTATACTTTAATAAAGCCCAGCTGGCAGCTCTTTCTCACAAGAGGTTCAAGGAGCTAACAGACTACTCACAAAGATGTTTCCAATCCAGACTCTATAAACTGTAgtaaacaaacattaaaaacagCAATCAGACAACAGAATAAACatgcaatgttaaaaaaaaaaacctgacacaCAACTCTTCAGTTACATTTCTAAGCAGGGTTGTTTACATCATCATTAACTCCAGTGCTCCCTAGTTCTAGAAAGTCTAGAGGCTGACTCTGTGGGTGATGACATTAATAATGAGACATGTCCGTACAACAAGGATTCAGAATctaaaaacaaaacccccaacAACAACATCCCAGCAGAAGACAGGGAACAGTTTTTCTAACGGTCAGCAACTCAAAAGGGAGTTTTTAAATTACCTCCTTTGGTTAAATCCAATTTGTCTATCTTTTATGCTGGATGAGTCATAATTAGGGAACAAAAAAGGAATGTCCAATGGTGTTAAATGTGACATTGAATTTGCTTCATAATGAACTGAAGTAGCCTTGTAGTCAGAACAAAAGGAGGATCATTTTGGGCAGTATTCATGTGAAAGTAAAACAGTAACAGCAACTGTTACATTTGAATTCAATTGGCATATACACTAGTCTAGTATATTGAGATTGTCTCCCTTTTTTGTCCCTCATGCTGCCTTCTTGTGCTGGCTTTTACCCCCTTCCACCAGTGCAATTAATGTCTCAAGGAAACAGCACGAACCCCTGCCTGCTTTTTCTGTTTGCTTGAAGCTGGGAACGGGGGACAGGCCTTGGATCACTCGGATtatccgttcattccctctgaagcacctggcattggccactgtcagaagacaggatactgggctagatggacctttggtctgacccagtatggctgtttgtAAGTCCTTATGTATTTTGATCTGTGCACTTGAATGTTGGAGTAAAGATTATAGAGGCCCAGGCAGTGATTAACACACATTTTAGTTCCATAAAACTTATATATACTCTTGTTCTAACCAtttatttttactgatttttatcCCTAATCATGGGAATGGTCATTTCTTGTCTGTAATTCTATaagaaattaaaatgattagTGTCATGCTTTTGCttattttaattactttaatttCACAACCACTAAATTACACAAGTTTTATTTGTAAGATTAATAATGTTCAATAAACTAACCCTATGTATTCATATCACCTTCAGGAGCCTCAgatttgataaactaaacaggcTTAGATCTGTTAACTACTTGCATGGGAAACCCTCAAGGAAAACCTTAATAGTAGAGGGTGGGGTGATTCTGTAGATGGCATTCTTCTCTTTGTAGCAATGTCCCAGCATGGTGCCAGAGATCAATGTGAGTTTGGAGGTGCTGTTTATGCAGTATGATAGTCAAATCGGGGGCCAGTTCAGACCAATGAAAGGTTTTGTCACTGCTTGTCCTGTAACTCTGAGTGTCTTAAAACACTTGGAAGCTGTAGctccctgtctggatactcccaaaCAGCATACActattgttggtgtcactaggcataaccctaggtaactcgggagggtggaagatcacgagtgccgatgaagccctcctgctcaggcctcaatgaaccaatcaatgttcctccatgttaaacactttgtgtaacctagtgtaacctaatgtactaatagctgcaaaaatgtagtgttagttttcggttgtaacagccagttctcttcTGTAATACcttgaagctaggctaaagcacgctcaaggccgttttaagatacagTATACaggtctcagcagcggagaggggggaggaagggggaagacaaaagattgagtgagaaaagatactgcagttggatgggaagggaggggggagtgagatcagctagtcagcaagaaaaagttctcagaaagcaactgtGATATAAAAGGCGGAAACTGCTTGTGTtaggtgtgcatgatttgaggcgttcgtctccttgcaccgctttgagatctcaaataaactttgtttgcgtctccaccctggtgtgtttattggtgcGGCACACCGGGAGAcggaccccccccccgctgttGGTTGGCCTCGAACACTATCTGTGCCGGCAACATTATGTTGAGCATCCCTGGTCCAGCAACTGAatccagcagcctgcttgttacatCATAGTCACAGTCTGGTTTCTACCAGCCTTGGTAACTACCAGCTATGTGATCCCAAAACATCCTTATTCTGAATTTCCCTAAATTGCCCTGAAATGTTCAACCCTCTCCTGGAACATTCAGAGGAGTTGCTCTTTTAAAGAGACAGAAAGCACTGTTTATTTTGCTGAAATTAATAAGAAGTTCAGTTCAAACATGGCACAGAGCTGGtgtagattaaaagtaaaacaaaactaaGAGGTTTTAGGTGAGTTCAAGTACAAGGGATAGAGACAAAGTGATTACAagtaaataaaagtaaaatagcTTTTTAGTGACTAAGACAACAAGCTAGAGCCTTGGTTCAAGGTATATTTCTTATCAGTCTTTCTTCTTTCCAGACAGGGCTGATTTTCTCTCAGTAAGGATCTTCCACAGAAGTACAAGGTGCTGGTTTTCCTTGTCTTGGAAGGTGGAAGATCTTTGCATAAGCCGGTTTCTTACCTATATTCAGTTCCCAGAGATTTAATCCCCTTTGGTTGAAGATACCATTTTTTTCAGCTTGCAAGAGATATGGCCTCTTGTATGTCTGTCCAGTACTGGATTCCAAAATGGAGTTGTCTTGATCTT
Above is a genomic segment from Gopherus flavomarginatus isolate rGopFla2 chromosome 14, rGopFla2.mat.asm, whole genome shotgun sequence containing:
- the LOC127033941 gene encoding protein phosphatase 1 regulatory subunit 3E-like, whose protein sequence is MDKATSLHTSVPTPPPRLYLPRNFSCSACLYGSLAEHCKGDCSPEREGAPSPTPVVREAAASGEKPQPSRGREPSVPPVPPSPTLRRRAKSLPTPGERSLRPALQQSPSRRKTVRFADSLGLELISVRHFCEADLPQVPLPLPARAADLFKTRKPPALGELEPVLFGPSPLLEPLFPPQPGASPGFAERVRRHKVKLEWVRAEPAGLRGAVRVLNLAYEKGVSVRYTLNRWVSCAEVAAAYLSPGPADGLTDRFSFRLPAAAAGGTLEFAVRYRVAGTEYWDNNEGLNYRLRGRPRAARAATSPTEEPDGGAWIHFI